From a single Capsicum annuum cultivar UCD-10X-F1 chromosome 12, UCD10Xv1.1, whole genome shotgun sequence genomic region:
- the LOC107848850 gene encoding probable WRKY transcription factor 11: MVGRTGHARLRRAPVQAVQAQAQAKVQVHDSLTSPSLSPHGHMEKERVLAPAPLFVVAHVVALVQTGLMLGFRKPRFNVVVAVGASVGDMKWKDAFGSMKNGISSSFLSFATGEGSRSISSVALPSSSMLLRLMVQAISTGKQPSATGKRCHEQEQSSDGSGKKRKVFPKKVIRTPVISSKITDMPEDECSWRKYGQKPIKGSPYPRLITSLPVFSNVQHKKHVEKAMDDPMMLIMTYEEEHRHTQVAM, from the exons ATGGTGGGACGGACAGGTCATGCTAGGTTGCGTCGTGCTCCAGTTCAGGCTGTTCAGGCTCAGGCTCAAGCTAAGGTTCAGGTTCATGATTCCCTAACTTCTCCATCTCTTTCTCCGCATGGTCATATGGAGAAAGAAAGAGTGCTTGCACCAGCGCCGCTATTTGTAGTGGCGCATGTGGTGGCGTTAGTACAGACAGGCTTAATGCTTGGGTTCAGGAAGCCAAGATttaatgttgttgttgctgttggtgCTAGTGTTGGTGATATGAAATGGAAGGATGCTTTTGGTAGCATGAAGAATGGGATAAGTTCTTCCTTCCTTTCGTTTGCGACAGGCGAAGGGAGTAGAAGTATCTCGAGTGTTGCTCTTCCGTCTTCTTCCATGTTGTTGCGTCTGATGGTACAAGCTATTTCCACAGGAAAACAACCATCTGCCACCGGGAAAAGATGTCATGAGCAAGAACAATCTAGTGATGGTTCTGGCAAAAAGAG GAAAGTTTTTCCTAAGAAAGTGATAAGAACTCCGGTGATAAGTTCAAAAATTACTGATATGCCAGAAGATGAGTGTTCATGGAGGAAGTATGGTCAGAAGCCGATTAAGGGTTCACCATACCCACG gCTTATTACAAGTTTACCTGTTTTTTCAAATGTCCAGCATAAAAAGCACGTGGAGAAGGCTATGGATGATCCTATGATGTTAATTATGACATATGAAGAGGAGCATCGTCATACACAAGTCGCGATGTAA